A region of the Chlamydia buteonis genome:
ATAACTCCAACTATTTCTAAATCAGGTAGGTAATTATACACTATTTATAATTTTGTTTTTACTAATGCTTTTGTAAATCTCTTTAACAAAACCTACTTGGCTCTATACCAGAATTTTGATAGGATCATCTTTTGTACGATCCCCTCATTATGTAAAGAATTTTATACTCTATGTTGCAATTCACCCATAATCCAATTATCCAGGCTTACACAGAAGCCGACCTTTTCGGTAAGGGGATATTCTTCAGTCTACTGATTCTTTCCGTTTGTACTTGGACAGTACTGCATCAAAAGCTTGCTATTCAAAAAAAATTTCTAAAATCAGGAAAATCTCTTAAAGACTTCTTGATAAAGAATCGTCATGCCCCCCTGTCCTTAGAAATTCACCCGGAGTTAAACCCTTTTGCTGACTTATATTTCACTATTAAACGGGGAACTCTAGAACTTCTTGATAAAAATCGTCAGCAGGCACCAGATCACGGCCCGGTATTATCAGTTGAGGATATACAATCCTTAGAGACCCTACTTGGAGCCGTTATGCCAAAATATCGTGCACTTATGCACGAAAATAACTTTATTCCTGCTACAACAATTAGTC
Encoded here:
- a CDS encoding MotA/TolQ/ExbB proton channel family protein, which codes for MLQFTHNPIIQAYTEADLFGKGIFFSLLILSVCTWTVLHQKLAIQKKFLKSGKSLKDFLIKNRHAPLSLEIHPELNPFADLYFTIKRGTLELLDKNRQQAPDHGPVLSVEDIQSLETLLGAVMPKYRALMHENNFIPATTISLAPFLGLLGTVWGILTAFSHISSGETGGAAMMEGLATALGTTIVGLFVAIPSLIGFNYLKAHSSRLILEIEQTAYLLLNSIEVKYRQTNL